From a region of the Gemmatimonadota bacterium genome:
- a CDS encoding DUF4159 domain-containing protein, producing MLHRVPRRTLFRMGPRRWLLFPILFAAAPALTALALPEAASAQFFRFGATNVRLGDGLPDQPGGFTFCRLAYYSVRSEPSGTGRDTDFPDAERNLSTRLAELTPITPSRWTHGEPGFAVVTATDPDLYQCPFLFTSDAGTMGLDDAESSALRDYLLKGGFFWVDDFWGEAAWNHWAREIGRVLPEYRIVDLPLNHPLFEIVYIVPKLPQIPSIRHWRNSGGGTSERGAESATPHIRAIMDDTGRILVLMTHNTDIADGWEREAEDPNFFQFFSPDAYAVGINILVWMMTH from the coding sequence TTGCTCCATCGGGTCCCTCGCCGTACCCTCTTCCGCATGGGCCCACGCAGGTGGCTTCTTTTCCCGATCCTCTTCGCCGCTGCGCCAGCGTTGACGGCTCTCGCTCTCCCCGAGGCCGCCTCGGCCCAATTCTTCCGCTTCGGGGCAACGAACGTGCGTCTGGGGGACGGTCTTCCCGACCAGCCGGGCGGGTTCACCTTCTGCCGGCTCGCGTATTATTCGGTGCGCAGCGAGCCGAGTGGAACCGGGCGGGACACCGACTTCCCGGACGCGGAGCGGAATCTCTCGACCCGACTCGCCGAGCTCACCCCGATCACGCCGAGCCGCTGGACTCATGGCGAACCCGGGTTCGCGGTCGTGACCGCCACCGACCCCGATCTCTACCAGTGCCCCTTTCTCTTCACCTCCGACGCGGGGACGATGGGCCTCGACGATGCCGAGTCGAGCGCCCTCCGCGACTACCTTCTGAAGGGCGGCTTCTTCTGGGTGGACGACTTCTGGGGTGAGGCGGCCTGGAACCACTGGGCCCGGGAGATCGGGCGGGTTCTTCCCGAATATCGGATCGTGGACCTTCCGCTGAACCACCCCCTCTTCGAGATCGTCTATATCGTCCCGAAGCTTCCGCAGATCCCGTCCATCCGGCACTGGAGGAACAGCGGGGGCGGGACCTCGGAGCGGGGCGCGGAGAGCGCGACCCCGCACATTCGTGCGATCATGGACGACACCGGGCGCATCCTCGTCCTCATGACCCACAACACCGACATTGCGGACGGGTGGGAACGCGAGGCCGAGGACCCCAACTTCTTCCAGTTCTTTTCTCCCGACGCTTATGCGGTCGGTATCAACATCCTCGTCTGGATGATGACGCACTGA